TAGTATTAAAAATTCCATGAAGTAGTTATCTTCTGAAACAGTTTTCTATGCTTTTGGCATATTCAAGATTGTCCTAGCTAGTATTAACTGACGAAATAAAAAGAATGATTCAGTTAATTTTCACCTCATTGTGTAATCTTCTTCAGCTGTTTGGGGTGGGGCAAAACTAGCAGATGTTCTTGAACTGATTGGAATTCCCAAGTTCAGCCGCATTTCATCACTCGGAGGAAAACATGTGGAATTTGTAAGCATTGACAAGTGTAAGGTGAACTCCTTGTGACTTTTGTTCCTCGCCATAtcatttattttctctctcagAGGAAGCCTAATCCACCTGACCTTACAGGAAGAGAATGGAGGCCCTTATAAAGCATCAATTCCATTAAGTCAGGCCACAAACCCTGAGGCTGATGTTTTCCTAGCTTATGAGATGAATGGAGAGGTAATCCCTCACATTTAACTATCTATTGGTTATTTACTATATTATTTTTCTGATATGAGAGCTTTTTAATTGACATAGCTATGAATAGGAGGTGCTAATCAGATTAGCATAGATGCAGACTACGTGAATTTATACATAAGCGACAATTATCTCCTGTCATACTTCGTTTCAATGgctatttgtaaaaaaaaaggaTTGTAAAATCTTGCAAAATTTTGACATTCTCCTTCTGTTCATCAGTTAAACTGAGGTGGGAACAAGTAATGTGAAGGGTGATAGTATAATATACTGCACTTTTCTTTATGATCCTCAGAAATCTGCCTTTTGTAACATATTGtctactttttcttctataTCTAATCTTCGTTTTTGGATTTGATATACAAAGACTCTTAACAGGGATCATGGATATCCTCTACGTGTGGTTGTCCCCGGAGTTATTGGCGCTCGTTCTGTTAAATGGCTTGATTCCATCAACATCCTTGCAGAAGAATGTCAGGTAACATCATATCAATAACTCTGCTCCGAGAATAAAAATTTCTGCTATATGACGCGAATCTGCTTCTCTGAAGGGATTCTTCGTGCAAAAGGATTACAAAATGTTCCCGCCTTCAGTTGATTGGGATAACATCGACTGGTCCACAAGGCGTCCACAAATGGATTTTCCTGTTCAGGTTGATCTCTTTACTAACCAATTGTGCAATAGTTTAGAATTCTACAGTCCTAATCAGTTTACAAAATTATCTTTCTAACGCCAGCAAGAACATTCTTGGTGCTGCAGAGTGCTATATGTTCACTTGAAGAAGTAAACTGCATAAAGCCTGGAAAGGTAAATCAGTCAGATTATTTATGTCTATAATGTTTACTATGTATCTACTCGCTGCAAGGGAAAGATGGTGTCGATTATCAGGTGACTGTCAAGGGCTACGCGGTCTCAGGAGGTGGTCGAGGCATTGAGAGAGTAGACGTTTCAACTGATGGTGGTCAAACATGGATAGAAGCTTCTAAGTCTCAGAAAGCTGGCTCCCCATACGTTTCCGATGATGAAAGTTGCGATAAGTGGGCCTGGATTCTTTTCGAGGCTGAGGCTGACATCCCAGAAAGCTCTGAGATAGTTGCCAAAGCTGTATGTTGAAAGTTCTTGAAAAGAGTGATTTACTATTGAATCGTCTCGTTCATTAACTGTGTATCTGTTGGTAAATTCTAGGTCGATATAACAGGCAATATCCAGCCGGAAAACGTGCAGGTGATATGGAACTTGAGGGGGATATTGAACACGTCATGGCATCGGGTTCTTGTTCAGATTGCTCACTCTAATCCATAGGTAAAGAGAGGGGTTGTCTGCCCTTACTTTGTTTGTAGTTGATTTTATTGCTGAATGTTGTCTATTGTGGTTAATCAGTTGTTCATTGATCTTTGTAATaaattactataattttaaaGCTTCAATGAGAAATTTCATGTCTACTTCCAGCAATCAGAAAAACAGATTGTTACAGCAAATGAGGTTTTTGCCAtatgaagaagagaggaaagtTAAAGTAATTACACTATAGAGTGATTTATAGTTAGACAAAGGTGAAAGCGATGTTTCAGCTTTCAACAATCATGCTAGCATAACAGAGCAGTTCAAGATGAAGTGACTGAGGCGGCTCGTGGCGCTGTGGAGCAGCTTCCAGTGCAGGGTAGGCGAGTCAGAGGCGTAGTCGGGGCAGCAGGTGTATATGGCCATGTAGTTGCCTGCTTCAGATGCGCCTATCACCAAGAGCTCGTTCCCCAAAGACTTGAACGCGACCCCCCAGCCTCGGTTGGAGTCAGCCCTGACAGGGACGCGTCCCAAGTGCTTCCACGTGTTCGTCTGCTTCAGGTACACCTTGAGCTGGTTGGAAGACACCTCCAGCGAGTAGAGCTCGTTGTTCATGACTGCGAGGAGCGGGGGCGAGTGGGACGACTGCACGGGATCGTCCTTGAGCATGTCGGCTACGACCTCCCATCGGTTTCTCCTCTCATCGAAGAATTCGCCACATGTTAGTTCTCCATCTTCATTCCTTCCTCCAATCACATAGAATCTGTTATCCATGTAGAAACCTGCGCAGAGCTTCCTCCGCTTCTTCATCCTCGGGAGCGCCTCCCATGACCGGCTCTCCACATTGTACTTCTCAGCCGTGTCGTAGACCTCTTTGCTCGATGCCGCCCCCATGCCTCCAGCCACGTAGGCGCAATCGCCACATGTCGCAGAGGCGAACAAGCATCTCGGGTTCACCATTGACGGACCCTTGTACCACGCGTTCTCACTCAGCTCGTACCTCCACACCACTAGGCCGTCTATCTCCCTGCCCGAGACGAGCAGATGAGTACCGGCACAGACCGACTCCTTATCCCCCGAGCTGAAGCAAGTGTCAGAGGGCAGGACAGGGAGCTTCCTGCGAGAGGTGAAGACATGATCAAACGCCCACCAGCTGCTCTCGCCACTTGCAAACATGAAAACCTTGGGTTCCACGCACCCGATCCTCTTCCTCATCTGGTAGAGCTCTCCACTTCTCACAAGACCTAAACatctcttgtttacaaagcatAGCTTCCAGTGCTCTGTTCTTGGAAACCTAGCAAATATCTCACTCTCTAACTCGTAGCTTAGAGACGGATTCTCCGAATAATCTGGATCCTGAGGTCCTTCACCGTTGCTTCCACTCTCACCGGACGTCTCACCATTCTCCAACatgctcttcttcttcttcgaggGCGGGATGTCAACAACGATCCAGTCGGTCTCACTCAACTCAGCACGGAACTCGCGTTGCTCAAACCCTTTGCCTTCTCCTTCAAGCATTTGTTTAACACTTCCTAAGCCAATAATCCTCCAAATCTTCATCTAACAGTATGAAAGATGTGGAATCAGACACTCAGAATGAATGATGTTAAGATGTAAATTACATAGATATCCTAACCAATGGAGTATAACTGAAGCATCTGAATCAAGCTGCACATTCATGAATAGTTGAGAGGTCATCATTTTCTTCAAAATGAGACTAAAAGATAAAGAAACTCCAAGACTAGAAGGATCAATGGAACCCTAAAACTCGCAAAACGAAGACTCGGGTGTTCGGCCTCATTAAAACAAACCCACGGtcggaaaaaaaaatgtatTCGTCTAGAACAAAGACGAAGAGCTAACCGAGTCTAAAACATTGAGAGAGGTTAacattgcaaaaaaaaaaaaaatattgggtCAACATTTCATCGTCTATTGAAAATGACATTTGAACAGAACATTTTCAACTCAGATGGGAATAAAAAGTGGAAGAAACATGAAACATAACATCATTCGAACAGCACTAAAAAGCAATCTCAACATATGAATGAAACATGAATGTGTCAATAAACTAGTCAAATTTGATCAGTGATGTGTACTTAATAAAAATGATATCTACTGAAGATCAATTACTCTCATTAGAGAGATAATTGAACTAATTCACCAAGAACATGGAAGAAACCACACAAATAAATGAAACTAGCTAACACACATGAGTAAAACAACTACTAGCTAGTAATTATccaaaaacaacacaacaaagaGATTAGACAATGAAATtaggcttgaaaagaaatctcaccaaaatccaagtgtGAGGCGGAAAAAACCCTACAATatggagatgagagaaagaagagaggtTTAATTAATATACAgaaaaacaaaaaggaaaaagggaAGGAGGTGCGAGCATTGAGGGAAGAACAAGTAGCATATACTAGTAATTAAATATAGTAATGCAATTGGATTGGATTCCTCAATTAATGGGACCCTTCCATTAGCAGAGACGATTAAAATATTCTAAATTTCCTTGTAAAAATCCATCGTCGATTTCGGGAAAgcatttttattcaaataaataaatcctCACTTCTCTCTCTGGACTCGTGTTGCTGTTTTGTGACTTGCTGGTCCGAGTTAAATTGATgcagagatattttattatttgaaagaTATTGAAAATGGAATTTTAAATAGAAAGATGGAGGGAATATCTATATGAAGATTGAAGAGGTGTGTAAAGCGCCTTTTCCTGCCCAATGGAATATCATAGACGCGTAACGAATTAAACTAACGTGtctactctctctatctctctctctatatatatattgttcGTTAAAAATTGTTGGTTATGTCATTTTGCACTTTCACTATATctatttcaaatttaagtttaatCCATGCTGACAAATCTTATCTCAGAAAATTTAAAAACATTACTAGCAAATGACTAATATCTCGAGTTATGTAAGTCTTGTATTAGTAAGAGGTCTTGGATTTAATTTCAAACAAAACATTGGTTGTCTAGGTTATCTATCTTATGCTAATTTTTTGTTAATACATGGTAAGTTATTGGCTTGTCTTTTCACTTGCttgaatatattaaaaaaatattgttcgCATGTAGTGGGTTATTGGAtataatagtactccattttGGTGGGAATCCAACTAAATAACTCTAAACTATGAAAAGACTTGCATATTTACCGCTTAGTTAGGCCTAATGTGCATCTAAATTTAAGGTCAGTCAGTTTGTATTGGCTGAGAGTCATGGTATACGAATCAAAAtgaagatgaaataattaagtaATTTGGTTTGCTTAatctaataattttaaaattttaataaagtgaaaTTGAACCGAAGTGTTATTCGATTAACTGAAATACATCAATTAAAGGGATTTATTGCCTTTGCTTGAGTATAAATTGTATAAAACGATTTCATTGTTTTTGTTCAAGTATAAGCATAATTACTGGcagttataaaataaattttgtgTTATAAAATGCCTCAAacaatatactccatataactaTAAGACCGACCAAAGTAACAGTTGGTCCAATTACTAGAAAATAAATTGTCTAAGGTGGACGGTTACCAACTCGAAATATATTCAACACGGAAGCTACTTACTTTacagataaaaaaatataacgGGATTACCGTTACCCGTGTCGGGTTTCCCATACCCGACACTGCGGGTATCCGTACCCGACCCGAAACCGGTGCTTCTAACTTTAATCATGCAGAGAGTGCTTCAAACCAAAAGTCGAGTTCAtaaaactaattttatatttatgctTTAAGTTTTCGTTAGTACTTGCTGCATCATTGCAACTCTGTAAGCCATCTTCTACTATTGCAATTTTATACAAGTGGATGAATTATGGGATTGTTGGTGACTTGCAGCAACGTgatttcagtttttttcttttttattttgctcttcaatcttcaattgtTCATGCAAAATTTCCAACTATGAACTATTCAAAATAAGGTGATTTCTAATCTCTCTCTTGAAAATGTTTCAAAAGAACTCTTAGATTCTATAAAGTAATAAAAGACGGGTATTATCGAGACTAACTGGTATACCCGTGCGGGTAGTGGGTATATCTAAAATACACTACCCGATCCCACCCCGGGAATACCCGCTACCCGCAAAAGTCTAAAATACACTACCCGATCCCACCCCGTTTTCCGTTATCATCAGGTAGCGGGTATCGGGTCGAGATGAGAATTACCCATTACCCACTACCCATTTTGCCACCCCTAGTTATGGTATTTGTTCCACATTGTATGAATAATCGACATGAAATTTGAAGATTGAATGAACTCTTTCATCtaaagattaattttttttgggatGAATTCGCTTGTTTGataatctttattttatatttttagtgaaCTACCTCAAAAGTCCCTAACTTTTCGGTTTGTGACACTGCAggtccctaacaaaaaaaatatcgtcagatGACCCTAACGttaaacataataaaaaatcatgtttttagccacttttcggatgaaaatgcccaaatggcttgaagggcatttttgaCAATCCCTAAATTCGCTGACATATGGATTCTGTCACATTTATGTCAGTAACTTCTTATATGATATCCTAATAAGTTCTGATACTTCATATGTGATTAAAGTTTTGTCAATATTTGTACACAAAAAAAACTTCTTATATTCCTCTATTTCTAGTTAGTGGTAACAATATATTAGTTATATCATATAGGAAATTCATtgagaaacaacaaaaatatggaaaagtgaagttatttatgaaataaaatctGAATTAATAATActtagaataaaaaatatttcaaatttaattaaatgatacagtgttatttttttgaaacactgacatttaaaatatttttcattatatatcatcGAACTAATTTGTTAATGTAAGCCTAACTTTAAGacgattttatatttattaatattttattaagaattttaatttacctcaaactgaaatttttaacATCATATGAATATTCAatctttatatattaatttgcatagtttcttgtcattcatgataaaattgaaacatgagtaatattttgaaaatattcaagCATGTGACATTGGCTATTtagatatttttattaataatagtatctGAAAATAAGacaatgtaaatttataaattaatactgcaaaattggaataatatcataataaataaaacagatcGATAAATCAAGGTAAAaaccaaataaaaattagtagaaATTAGAAAACATCGAAAAATACCTGAAAATGAGTTTTATAAAGAAGAAAGAGTCtccttttattatttttcatattaattaatgcagataatgataaatatatatattataaaaaaattagaaagtgtaaataatgaccaaattttaattacgtatgaAGTACTAGAatttattagaaaattacataagaAGTTGCTGACAAAAATGTGGCAGAAATCACATGTCAACAAAATAATGGAGCGACAAAAATGCCGTTTTATGGCTTGAGGGTATTTTGGTCCGAAAAAATATGATTCGTGATTATATTTGACGTTAGGGTCCTCtgacactattttttttaaggaCCTACAGTGTCACAAACCGAAAAGTTAAAGACTTttgatgtagttcactcttatatTTTTTATACAGAAAATAGTTGAGTGATTTAATGAGTCCGAGTGATTTTTAGATCGAATTA
This portion of the Salvia splendens isolate huo1 chromosome 10, SspV2, whole genome shotgun sequence genome encodes:
- the LOC121750923 gene encoding sulfite oxidase-like isoform X1 → MPGLTAPSDYAREPPRHPSLLVNSKEPFNAEPHRSALVSSYVTPVEFFYKRNHGPVPIVDDIHKYSVSISGLVENATELYMKDILELPKYTVTATLQCAGNRRTAMSKTRKVKGVGWDIGAIGNAVWGGAKLADVLELIGIPKFSRISSLGGKHVEFVSIDKCKEENGGPYKASIPLSQATNPEADVFLAYEMNGETLNRDHGYPLRVVVPGVIGARSVKWLDSINILAEECQGFFVQKDYKMFPPSVDWDNIDWSTRRPQMDFPVQSAICSLEEVNCIKPGKVTVKGYAVSGGGRGIERVDVSTDGGQTWIEASKSQKAGSPYVSDDESCDKWAWILFEAEADIPESSEIVAKAVDITGNIQPENVQVIWNLRGILNTSWHRVLVQIAHSNP
- the LOC121750923 gene encoding sulfite oxidase-like isoform X2, with protein sequence MKDILELPKYTVTATLQCAGNRRTAMSKTRKVKGVGWDIGAIGNAVWGGAKLADVLELIGIPKFSRISSLGGKHVEFVSIDKCKEENGGPYKASIPLSQATNPEADVFLAYEMNGETLNRDHGYPLRVVVPGVIGARSVKWLDSINILAEECQGFFVQKDYKMFPPSVDWDNIDWSTRRPQMDFPVQSAICSLEEVNCIKPGKVTVKGYAVSGGGRGIERVDVSTDGGQTWIEASKSQKAGSPYVSDDESCDKWAWILFEAEADIPESSEIVAKAVDITGNIQPENVQVIWNLRGILNTSWHRVLVQIAHSNP
- the LOC121750915 gene encoding F-box/kelch-repeat protein At3g27150-like, translating into MKIWRIIGLGSVKQMLEGEGKGFEQREFRAELSETDWIVVDIPPSKKKKSMLENGETSGESGSNGEGPQDPDYSENPSLSYELESEIFARFPRTEHWKLCFVNKRCLGLVRSGELYQMRKRIGCVEPKVFMFASGESSWWAFDHVFTSRRKLPVLPSDTCFSSGDKESVCAGTHLLVSGREIDGLVVWRYELSENAWYKGPSMVNPRCLFASATCGDCAYVAGGMGAASSKEVYDTAEKYNVESRSWEALPRMKKRRKLCAGFYMDNRFYVIGGRNEDGELTCGEFFDERRNRWEVVADMLKDDPVQSSHSPPLLAVMNNELYSLEVSSNQLKVYLKQTNTWKHLGRVPVRADSNRGWGVAFKSLGNELLVIGASEAGNYMAIYTCCPDYASDSPTLHWKLLHSATSRLSHFILNCSVMLA